In Topomyia yanbarensis strain Yona2022 chromosome 2, ASM3024719v1, whole genome shotgun sequence, one DNA window encodes the following:
- the LOC131686257 gene encoding uncharacterized protein LOC131686257, translating into MKSLLIIGLGMCLMAVAFAAPASILQTILSDITTGVSDVLSTLQGQISTLNSTVNGLLSQLANALSSGISSANTPLNTVLSNAQEALQNALTALTSIVTNGLTQVSSSLTTTLNAHAAQLLAALSDLNTELTQVLVAGNSVSLDLIYKLGNATANLNTATAGVVSHVDTVLGTLLNLLNPFTNFFG; encoded by the exons ATGAAATCCTTGTTGATCATCGGACTGGGCATGTGCCTGATGGCC GTTGCTTTCGCGGCTCCAGCTTCCATTCTACAAACCATACTGTCGGACATTACCACAGGCGTTAGCGATGTCCTTAGTACTCTGCAAGGGCAAATATCAACTCTGAACAGCACGGTTAACGGACTGCTTAGTCAACTTGCCAATGCTCTATCCAGTGGCATCTCATCTGCAAATACTCCATTGAACACAGTGCTGTCCAATGCTCAGGAAGCTCTGCAAAACGCTCTAACCGCTCTGACTAGTATTGTCACCAATGGACTAACTCAAGTGTCCTCTAGTCTTACCACAACACTTAATGCTCATGCTGCTCAACTGTTGGCCGCTTTATCCGACTTGAACACCGAACTAACTCAAGTTTTGGTTGCTGGCAATAGCGTCTCGTTGGATCTGATCTACAAACTGGGTAATGCAACGGCCAATTTGAATACGGCCACTGCGGGTGTGGTCTCGCACGTTGACACCGTTCTTGGTACCTTGCTCAACCTGTTGAACCCGTTTACCAATTTCTTTGGTTAG